In a single window of the Coffea eugenioides isolate CCC68of chromosome 3, Ceug_1.0, whole genome shotgun sequence genome:
- the LOC113766003 gene encoding probable leucine-rich repeat receptor-like protein kinase At1g35710 produces the protein MLPNFITEVFVFMFILVLHTLAPSFPPKVCASAFAEEAAALLKWKASFANQNSSLLISWNIKPTKAKNSSSPCTWASVSCNIDGSVNRLNLTNSNVSTTLYDFPFSSLPNLEYVDLSMNELFGSIPAQIGNLSKLIYLDFSINQLSQEIPPEIGLLQNLQVLHLNENQLSGPIPEELSHLVYLTEVDLNTNHINGTIPSSLANLVNLTYLSLYGNLLSGSIPPEIGNLSNLVTAFLSSNLLTGSIPPDLGNLSKLETLFLFQNNLSGSIPVELGQLKSLQNLSLFGNNLIGTIPTSLGNLTNLTVLHLYDNQLSGSIPEELSNLELLTDLELDRNELNGSIPKSFGDLSNLEFLFLRQNQLSGSFQRSLGSWQSWL, from the coding sequence ATGCTTCCAAATTTCATTACAGAGGTTTTcgtttttatgtttattttagTGCTACATACACTAGCCCCATCATTTCCTCCCAAAGTTTGTGCATCAGCTTTTGCGGAAGAGGCTGCTGCCCTCTTAAAATGGAAAGCCAGTTTTGCCAACCAGAATAGTTCCCTCTTGATTTCATGGAATATTAAGCCTACCAAAGCCAAGAATTCTTCCAGCCCTTGCACTTGGGCTAGTGTTTCATGCAATATTGATGGAAGTGTCAACAGACTGAACCTCACAAATTCCAATGTCAGCACGACACTCTATGACTTCCCATTTTCATCCTTGCCAAACCTTGAATACGTTGATCTTTCCATGAATGAACTTTTTGGCAGCATACCGGCCCAGATTGGTAATCTTTCCAAGCTCATTTATCTCGATTTCTCGATCAATCAGCTGTCACAAGAAATCCCACCTGAAATTGGCTTGTTACAAAATCTTCAAGTCCTCCATCTGAACGAAAATCAATTGTCTGGTCCAATTCCTGAGGAATTGAGCCATTTAGTCTATCTTACTGAGGTTGATTTGAATACCAATCATATCAATGGCACAATTCCATCTTCCTTGGCAAATTTGGTTAACTTGACATACTTGTCTTTGTATGGAAACCTATTATCTGGTTCCATTCCTCCAGAAATAGGAAACTTATCCAATCTTGTCACTGCTTTTTTGAGCTCTAACCTTCTAACAGGTTCAATTCCACCTGATCTAGGTAACCTCAGTAAGTTGGAGACCTTGTTCCTTTTCCAAAACAATCTGTCCGGTTCCATTCCAGTTGAGTTAGGGCAGTTGAAATCACTTCAAAATTTGAGCTTGTTCGGAAATAATCTCATTGGCACAATTCCAACATCACTGGGTAATCTGACGAATTTGACTGTCCTCCATCTCTATGATAACCAACTCTCAGGCTCAATTCCTGAAGAGTTGAGCAACCTAGAGCTACTTACAGATTTGGAACTAGACAGGAATGAACTGAACGGTTCTATTCCTAAATCATTTGGTGATCTGAGCAACCTGGAATTTCTGTTTCTTCGTCAGAACCAGCTTTCTGGTTCATTCCAGAGGAGCTTGGGAAGTTGGCAAAGTTGGCTGTGA